The window CAGCATCAGCACCTGTAATATCATCATCCCATATAACCTGACTACTTTGTCGCAAGGTGCTTGATTTACCAACTCTGACATCATCCGCAAAGTTAGTGCAACGAGCAACAGTATTTCGCCGCACTAAAAGCGGCATTTGTTTCATTCCTCGATGACTGAATTTTCGAACCATCTTTTGTACTACTCCAGCCTTCTGCACTTCTTGGCAAACTGCATCATCATCCTCAAGTTTCAATTTACAATCATTTTCAGcattttcttcatgttcttcctccATGACTGACTCTAACACAATGCTGTGCTCTCCATCATTATTTACACCAGCAGCAGTCTCTCCCTCTATATGTTTTCCGTGAAAGCCTTGGATGTCTCGAACACCTTCTTCCGAGAAGCAACCATCCCtgctaggggggagggaaggtctgCCATGGTCTGTGCTGGTGGCCCCGTTCCCCCCAGAGAGGGGCCAACCGCTAAAAAAGACGAGAAGCCAGACAAACGAGGGCAACTCGGAGAACGCATCAACTCTGCAAAAATTGGGAAACCATTAGTGTTGAAGATTTATCACAAAAATGGCAATATGGAAAATGGGAAAATTTTCTATAAATCAAGGGTAAAATAAGTTAATCATGAAACACTATTGTTGCTTAGATCTTTTCTTCTAATACTCTGAAATTTTGATGACCCTTCTGCCTCtggttacaataaaaaaataccaaaattttatttcatatttgatGATACATTGTGtcccaaaataaagaaaaagattaattgaaaaatataaaataatgccaAAATAAAGTCATTTTCTAAAATATGTGACCTGTTATCATAATAAAGAGCACCCAATAGATGTTTCTTCCAACTACTAGCAAGGACTAAGTAACTACGAAAAGCCATTATGAAGGTGAAAAagtcccttcccttctctgctcTATTCAAAAGCACTAATGGATCAAGCTGTTTGCAAGTAAAGGCAAAGCACTCACTTCAGCTTTATTATGAACAATTAAGCTAGTATAGCATTTGGGAATTAGgtgtttgctctttttttttaatgaagaaataataatatataaatatacacacacatataactgccCATATATCTCTGCCTTGCATACATCTAAGCATGCACAcaatgcaacacacacacgcatacacacaagataaaaaaaggaaatttcaaTTTAATGTGACCGTACTTCAATATGAAATATTTTCCCAGATTTCAATAGCTAATAGAAATATAGCCTTTCTAGTATTCAATGTATTTTTCATGTATAGCAATTAAATGATTTACATTAGCCCTAACAGCAGGGAAGGTTGTGAGGACATCAAGTGTCTCATTATGGAAAGTAACTTGTAAGCAATTTCAAACATATAAATACTGTGATTCTCTAATGTATATTATAAAGCATTAACTCATCTGTAACAGAAACTTCCACAAATGAACATACTGGGTGATGAAGGACTAATTCCTCACAAATGTTTTACATATTACAAATTTTCAGGCCTCAACGATACAATAAAGATACAAGAACTTTAAAACTgaccttttctttctcacttcttcaGAATGGACTGAAGACTAAGGACTTTCTgtctattatcttttcttttagcaTGGAAAACATTGTTCTGATCCTCACTCCTTCCAACACATCATCTCTCATATCTTAACATGCACTCAGCATGTGTTAAAGTCAGTAAAGACAGCAACCTCTCAGTCTCCTGGTAGTTATGCTGATTTCCACAAGCTCAAAACACAATGGACTCCATCAAAATTTAAGGAAAAAATACAGCTTTCCGTAAAATCCTGTGAATTTTTCGTCCTACAAAATACATTCACCTCCAGTTCATGCATAGATTTCACATATAACAAAGGCAAATTTCATGAGATCAAAGATAACTGGCCTTCTGAGAAAACTACTGACAAAGACCTGTTTCACTTCACACACTTCTGGAAAAATTGCAGGTAGATTCACACAACTCTGCCTCACATTTACTGCACTCTGAAAACATATGTACTATTCCATGAACTTACTGTTCCATCTATATCTCCTTCAAGCATTAATACTATATTCTAATTTCCATCATGTCTAACAAggttcctcctacctttcccccgTGCCGAGCTCAAACTCGCCCCTCTTCGCAATGGAGACTTTGTGTCTGTGTCGTTCCCTGTATTGGTGTCACTGCGCTGCTCTGTGAAGGTTAGAAAGCTGAGGTAATCTTAGGTTATAAGAGCACTTGGAGTTTCAGCAATGAAGGGGTCGTGTGTACTTTTTATATTAAaagattaaaaatgaaaaaattgcAGGCAGAGGGTAATTGTTTGGTCAATTTTGTTAAGAAATTAATtctgaaaattatttttattctaagacttttgaaaatgtatttttgtgtctaCTGTTAATTTCAAAGCAAAAAGTAAAATTCTTTCACAAAGTATTGGTGATTTTCTTGACTACTAATCAGAAGCACACAGATTAAACTATTCATGCAATACAAATTAATGCCAGAATATTGCATGTTATACAAGCAAGATGGATAACCACACAACTACATTAATAAGCAAAAGAGAAGCAAGCAGATCAAGCAGATTCAATCTCCAACAtccaaataaaatatatgaagcaGAAAAGGCATGGGGAGGTTAAGAATAACATAAGCCTTGGATAAATTAACTACGAAACACTGATCAAGTTTGCAACCAAATGCCAGCCTATTGAGTGAGTACTGAAGAAGAGATGCAAAAACCCAGTTTCAAAACtgcattcataaaaaataaacagacttgAGATGGCATATACTCTTAAACTTGGCATATTACTATGAATACAGTTTTGAAAATAATGAACCCAATTTAAGGTTTTTCCATTGGTCTATATGTTGACACCCAACCAACAACTCAAGTCActtatatacactgaaaaaaaaatcctcctcctgctttccagTGCATGCATACCATACTGGCATACAACTTTTGTTCTGCTGACTGTAACCCTTTCCATGCTGACCAGCACAGCATGCCTGGCCGCAGTAGTAGTGTGGGCTCATTACCTTGCATGTTGGCGGCTGTGAGGATGATATGCTCTAGTTTTTCCCTAAGAGCTGTTACTTCATCTGTCCTCAACTGTCGTTCGGCCTTGAGGAAGTGGCCCAGCTGCCGGCATAGCTCTCCCAGGTCGGCCTCGTGCTGCGGCAACACTCATCAACTCACTACATAAAGGCTCTCACTCTACTTTCACAACATACACAAGTCATTCTCAGGATGGATCACCACACCCTATCAGACTCATCACTCATGCAAGTAAACtaattattcattaaaaaaaatactactcACATGCATCATTTGGTaagttgatattaataaaaaataaaaagactaaaCAAGACAATATTTCTGAAATAAGGgctatatgaaaagagaaaaaacataaattcTATCACATAACTTCTGGAAAAAGCAGCTTGGGTATGAGCCATTCCACAGCTAGCATAATAAGGAAAACATGGCTGCAAGTCACTAGGACACTAAACAAAACAAGGAACAGTTACTATGGCTAGGGGACATTCAACATCACATGTACCAGTATAAAGCACACTCTGTACTACCAACATTCAGCTAGCAATCTAGTTTTTTAAAATTATGTTTGAGATGTAAAACAAAGACCATTTCTTAAATGCAGAAAGTGAGGTGACATAAGTTTTGATATGACTAAAGCGCTTCCCATGTCAATTAGATGACACTGAAACCTACATTATCTCAAGACTAGCTTTCTAGTCAACATtccataaaataaattaatatttacatttgaTCCCATGGAGTTCATGAGGAACTCACTCTTGTGACctcttattgatgataatggtgataattgtgatgaagTTAACAATACCAAAACATAACTTTGTCCCACACTATATGCCACATTACGAGACAAAACCAAGTATTCTATTATATAAACCCATTCATGATCCTAAAGTTTGCATAAAAACATTAGCACACCTGATCAGCAAGGTTATACTAGGGCGGGTGGTTAATGGTACTAATATATTGTCAAAAGAGTTGAAGAAACGTTGAAGAGACCATCTCAAAagtgaaaaaatacaataaaatatccAACAGCTTCAGCATAAATCCTTCCGAAATAGTACAAAGTCTTATTAACTATCAACAAAATTGCTGAAATGTGTAATAACCCTAAGAATTGTTATAATGAATTTCACAAATAATTTCTAATTACCTTTACATAGCTAACTTTATTCATAATTCTTCACCAATATATTGCCTGTGAAACTATTAAACACATCCTaagattaacccattggatccagatgcttcactgccattATGTGGCCCAAAATACGAGCATTAGACTTATGTGAGCGGACACTCTGACAAGTATGCAGGGTGCAAACAAACACTTGTGTGACAACACTCCAAACCACCCCTTTGgaatttttactctttttcagcacaagtattttctttttctttttttttggggggggccattttccaatgtctatatttgtcattttatttactttatctagATGGTAATAAAATGTTTTACTTGCACAGACACCATATCATCTCTCAAGGTAGTCTACAATTCAGTGCAATAATAgagcaataagtaacattttgttatttgtgtattcttttaatttttcatattaattttctgtaatacaacctgggCTGCCAGTCACAGcggccaggaataggatcctgagcatggaaatagcgtCCTCTCTGCAGCCAGCGctcttccagccatggctcaCGGACATTACAGTCCACACTTATTTATCAatgtaaataatgcaaaagcccctttctaaatgccaaatgagtctaatcatcctccaagagctttgtacaCTCAAGGCAAGTCTTTCCTATCACCCAGCCTTCAACAGAAATGTGATAGCAAGTTTGCGTCACCCCAGCACACAGTTAAATTTccccatgacagcatgttcatgtCATCTGCCCTCAAGCCAAAttatttcatgacatgatggtcacgtcATCCAGATCATAGATGGTTAGGTAGCTCAGTCCTATAATTCTAAATTTCTAAATTTCTAAATTCTGATGTTTGTGATGTCACCTCACTTTTGCCTGGCCTTCATCAACCATCACTTACTGAATGTGCCTGTTGCAGTTGTTGAGTCAGCCGTGCAATCTCCTCATTGCATAAGGCTAACTCACTTTCCCGCAATCGCAGTTGTGTGCTCAGGTCACGACCACAGTCATCCTATAAACATTTGTGGATATAAGACAATTTGAAAATATTTGGCAACTCTTATAAAAGAACATACAGGAAATCAGTTCACACTCCAACACATgacagaaaataatacaaataaatatcacAAGTATAAAATATTGAAATACACTTGAAATTGTTGTGGTCTTCGACAAAGCATCAAAGAACTTGAACGAGGTTTCCCCTTGTTCACTTATCCAGCATATGTTTGATCTTTTTAGAGCCTAACTTTGACTGCCAAATACACCTATGATTCTGAACACTAACCTTTGCTTGCAGCTGTGAAACCTGTGCAGTTAGGTGGACTTTCAGCTGCTTGTTCCTTGCCTCCAACTCTAGCACCTGCTTACTGGTATCAGAAAGTTGCTTGCTCAGTGAGTCCACCTTCTCCTCTAAGGCAGCTGACTCCAGGCATTTAATAGAGTACTTCTGCGAGAGAGACAGGATTTCATGTCGAATATCTTCCATCTCTGCCTCATGCTCCTTGTGAATGGCACCAATGTCGTGTCCTGACTGCATCTTCCTAATGAACTCCTCCTTGAACTTGGCTATCTCTCTCTGAACCTCAGCCTCATGTGCTTTCCTCATAGCATCCAGGGCAGCCAGGGTAGCCTGTGTCTCTTCAGCCAGTGCTTGTTCCTTTTCTGCCTGTAATGCTGCCAGTTCCCTCCTGTGCTTTTCCTCCAATTCCGCTAACATGCGTTTGTTAGAGTTCTCCATAGCTCCCAGACCTTTCTCACACAGACCCTAAAGACACAATTACAGTAACAATGAGACATTTGCAAATGTGCCTTCAAAATAAATATCTCATCTTCACACCAGATCTATACTTACTGATACATATGTGGATTGGTCAGCATACACTTACCCTGAGATGCTCTATTTCCACCTGGTATCTCTGCCTGACTTTCTCCTCACACATGTCTGGCTGACTTCCAATGGACTCTTCATATTGTTGCTTGAGAGCAGAGATCTGGGCCTCATAGCCCTCCTCCAGCAGGCACAGACGTCGTTTGAGTTCAGTtaattcatcatcactatcccgtGTTGGAGGTTCGTGTCTTGACTGTTCCCGCAGCCTTGACAGTTCTTCCTCATGCTGGGACTGGAGAGCTGACATTGCTATTTTGTGGTCTTTTTCCAGAGCCTGAAACATATATGATGGCACTTTAGTAAAAAGggaatgtgggtgggtgggtgcattcatgcatgtgtgtatgtgtgtatgtgtgtatgtgtgtatgtgtgtgtgtgtgtgtgtgtgtgtgtgtgtgtgtgtgtgtgtgagtgcgtgagtgagtgagtgagtgagtgagtgagtgagtgagtgagtgagagtgagagtgagagtgagagtgagagtgagagtgagagtgagagtgagagtgagagtgagagtgagagtgaatgtgagtgtgagtgtgagtgtgagtgtgagtgtgagtgagtgtgtgtgagcgtgagtgtgagtgtgagtgtgtgagtgtgtgagtgtgtgagtgtgtatgtgtgtgagtgtgtgtgtatgtgtgtgtgtgtgtgtgtttgtgtgtgtgtgtgtgtgtgtgtgtgtgtgtgtgtgtgtgtgtgtgtgtgtgtgtgtgtgtgtgtgtgtgtgtgtgtgtgtgtgagtgtgtgtaagtgcgagtgtgagtgtgagtgtgagtgtgagtgagtgtgtgagtgtgagtgtgagtgtgagtgtgagtgtgagtgtgagtgtgtgtgagtgtgagtgtgtgagtgtgagtgtgagtgagtgtgagtgtgagtgtgagtgtgagtgtgtgtgtgtgtgtgtgtgtgtgtgtgtgtgtgtgtgtgtgtgtgtgtgagtgtgtgtgtgtgtgtgcgtgtgcgtgtgcgagtgcgagtgcgagtgcgagtgtgagtgtgagtgtgtgagtgagtgagtgagtgagtgtgagtgagtgagtgagtgtgagtgagtgtgagtgtgagtgagtgtgagtgtgagtgtgagtgtgtgtgtgtgtttgtgtgtgtgtgtgtgtgtgtgtgtgtgtgtgtgtgtgtgtgtgtgtgtgtgtgtgcgtgtgcgagtgtgagtgtgagtgtgtgagtgtgtgagtgagtgagtgagtgagtgagtgagtgagtgagtgagtgagtgagtgagtgagtgtgagtgagtgagtgagtgagtgagtgagtgagtgagtgagtgagtggtgaatgaatgagtgagtgagtgagtgagtgagtgagtgagtgagtgagtgagtgagtgagtgagtgagtgagtgagtgagtgagtgaatgagtgagtgtgagtgtgagtgtgagtgtgagtgtgtgtgagtgtgggtgtgtgtgtgagtgtgagagtgagtgtctgtgtgagtgcgagtgtgtgagtgcgagtgtgtgagtgcgagtgtgtgtgtgtgtgtgtgtgtgtgtgtgtgtgtgtgtgtgagtgagtgagtgagtgagtgagtgagtgagtgagtgagtgagtgagtgagtgagtgagtgagtgagtgagtgagtgagtgcgtgtgtgtgtgtttgcttatatagaTGTTTCTTttcatacatgtaaatgtacacattcataagcatgtatgtgtacatttgagTACATGTGACTtcagatgggtgggtgggtgagtatgtgggggtatgggtgtgggtattcactatgtgcatgagtgtgtgtgcatgtatacatgagtGGGCCCATGAGTGAGGTGGGTGGCTGTATGTGGATAGGGGTATTTGCATCTATGCATATCCTGATTCAActgtgcaactgtgtgtgtgtatatgcatatgtctgcTCATGTAGACATTTATTTTCACAAGTGTAAATGAACAcatgagagagtaaaagaaagaaaagagaaacggacaATAACTAACCTTGAGAGTGTTGAGATACTCAATGCACTGTTTacattctgcttctctctccttcacacgcTTAGAATCCAAGTTCTTCTTGAGCTTAGCAACCTCTTGCCGCAGTTCTTCGCACTGGCGGCATCCGTCTGCCATACCAGTGATGTCTGAAGCTCTGCGTGACCTACGTgatgtctcactctttctcttggccTTGGGGGAAGGTGGCATCTTGGTGGGTGATGACGACTGAGAAAGACTAGGACTTAACTCATTATCGCCTTCCTTCCCAAAGTCTGTAGGATGTGACTTGAGGGAAGATGGGCTGGCTTCTGGCCTGACCTGACTGGCTGCTTGGAGGACAAGCTTGGTCAGTTCAGAGTTCCCCTGAGCTGACATTTTGTTAAACAGGAAGGCAAATTCTGCCTGATCAAGAGCAGGCTGCACCAGACTCTCTAGGGAGGAATCACAACCACCCAGGAACATAAGGAGGTGAGCCTCACTGGCTACAACATCACTAGCAGAACCTATCATGTCTCTGTTTTCCTCCACTATGTTGAGATGTTCACAAGTGGATGTTGTTGTATCTCCTTCACTCTGCACCACTGCTAACTGACCATCAATGACTGCCTTTTGTGCCACAACTGCAGCAAACTCTGATAGTACCATATCTATGGTAGCTGTTACTGAATTGATAACTGCAGTGTCACCTGCTCTATACTGTGCCAGTACTGCCTCATACTTGTTACTAAGAGTGAAAACGGCCTCCTCCATTTCCTGCCGCAGAGACTCATCAGCAGCTGTGTGGCAGCGCTCAAGCGTGGCAGCCGTGACCTGCGTCATTGCTTCAGGTGATGTCTCTGAAGGCGAGATAAGGTGACTGAGCCTCATGAGGGAATGTGCTGCCTCAATGTTAACCAATTCCTGGTTAACCAACTCCTGTGCCATCGACCAAACCTCTCGCATCCGCACCTCTTCCAGTAACACAGAATCATCGTGAGGAGGTCCTGATCCAGTCACAGTCTCCCTGGCCATCACCACAGCAACTTCATGAAGCTTGCCCTCTTTGTACTGCGTTACCAAGTTGGCCAACGACCTCTCACGTTCCAGGAGCCGACTCTGTAGATCACGGCATGTCTCCCCCAGGATGGCAGGAGGAGTTGTGTTagtccctctacctcctccaggCTGGGGTCCAACACTCATTGCAATCTCTCCCTGCACAACAAGCTTTTCTGCCAGCAGGCTCGTGTAGAAGTCAAGCGGTGCCATTGTCTCCATGTCAAAATCAGGATTGGTGAGTTTCTTCTCCAGGAATGATAACTTGCGGTGAGCCTCAATCAGCTCCTGCAACTTGACTGATGCTTCGTACATATGGGGCCTCTGGGCTGCCTGTACCACCTGTGAAACCTGTGTCATTACCAGAGTTTCATAGGCAAGTCGCTCCGCAAACAGTTTCAACTGCATGTCTCGGGTCCACTTTCCCGTTGCCTGCAGAAATGGAACACATTAAAATCAAATTGTTTTCACAACCAgtttatatacaatacacacatggggaaattaagataaaaattgtataaatacatctatttatgtacatacagaatggtacatatatagatacactatttctatttgtctatcttcctatgtgttttaatatatttacCTTCAGATGGTCTCGACGATTGTTAAGATCCGTCAACTTGTCCCTGAGCATATCTTGTAAACGTAACACCAACGGACGCAACCGATCAGTCTGAGCCTGATCAGGTGGGGAATGGCGGAGCTGAGTCAACCGAACAGCAGTATTCAATCTCTGCAGGAGAGATGAGATTCCTGGGGCCCCGCAAGAACATATACACTCCACTGACCCTGCCCAAGCCACACACTCTCCAAGCTGAAAGGTATGCATTTGTTAATATAACATTACCAGGGCATATTGCTGCTTAAAAGTGAAACCATGAACTACAGATGAGGCTTTACAAATCTTCTTGGAACTCTATAAGAGTCTTTAAAATAAAGAGCTGACTATTCCACTACTATAAAATATTCAATTACATAACCTGGTATACTTCACAgaatttatcattactaattacaACACTCATTAGCTTTATAGCCTGAACTAGCAAAAATAATTTCAAAGATATTTACTTGCAACTGCAGAGTAGACAAGACTTTCTCTAAAGCTGCTAATTTTTCCCGCAGTGATTTGGTCTCTGAATCAGATCGACTTATTTTAACAGTCTTCTCTGGAGTGGCTCTGGGTGACCGCAGTGTCTTGCGAGGAACTGAAGGTGATCGCATGGGAGATCTGAAATCAATAATACAACCATTTACATGAAGAGAAAGTTTCAACACTCAATTCACAATTGACTCATAATGGCCATTATTATAGATAATTAAAACATTCtttcaaaccaaaaaaaaagacataaagagaACCCAAAAAAAAGTTACCTCAGTGGTGAAACTGGGTGTGTGGGAGACCTAGGTCGTGGCTCCTTCTTTGGAGTATGTGAAGGCGTTGGAATGGCCTCTCCCGTGATGTTAGAAACCTGTGCAGTTTTAGAGTAACATATCCATATAAAGGGAAGTAAATAACTGATTGTATTTCGTTCTAGAAAAATGATGCCACTGTATTCAAAGATAAAGCAGTATTGTAATATAAGAACCtcatgagtttgtttgtttttagtcatTTATATTATTCTAGCAGCATCTTGAATTACCTTATATTAGATAACCATTGAGTTTAACAAACCAAAGATAACCATAGTCAAATTGGCCTACCTTTGACTCCAGAGCATTGAGGCGCACAATGGCTTTCATGGCCTCTGAACTCCCAGGACTGTCCAGAGATTTTCTACGCAGTCGTGACGACTTGGTGGAATCATCAAAACTCTTTGATCTCTTTGGTACTTTGGTATCTTTcgtctcaccctttccctccttcacttctcctTCCACCTACAGAAACACAGTTTTCAACTCTCTATACTTCTGATTTGACATGCAGTAAGTTTATAATTTTGTACAAGGTGTGACATTTCCCTTCACATTGCTAAGAACTTACCTCTGGAGAACAGCTGCCTTCCTCATTCTGAAGCAGCTGCTCAATCTTTGCTTCCAACTGAGACAACTTCAGCTCCATATCctttgagagagtgaaagactcGCGGCCCTTCAAGCTCTGGGTCCGTCTGCGGTCACGGCTTTCTGCTCGGCTGATCTTCTGCTTCAGAAGGCGAACCTGAAGACGTCGGCCAAAATCAGTGAAATTTATAAGGAAATACAGAGTAAATaggacacatctatctatattaacTTTTGGAAAGAAGTTATCATAAATgatggatgagagaagagagacactaatggggaataaagaaagaaatgagaaatataataCACACCTGCTTCTCAGAGGCAGTTAGCTTATTAGTCAGATCTTGTATCCTGCAAGTCATGAGATTCAGCTGAGAATTGAAGTCGCCTTCACTTCCCTTCAGGTCCTGACGCAGCTTCAGATTTGACAGCTCAATGTCGTCATGCTGGTTCTGAATATCACGAATCTCCTTCTTCAGTGCCTTGATCTCATTCACAGCCTTCTCAAACCGAAGCTGAAGTTCAGTGAACTGATCTACTAACCTGCAGGAATATTTGAATACCATAAAGATTTGCACTTCCACATTCACAttcaaaaaacaataattatcatattttttccacACAAAAATGTAATGTAGATAAAGGTTAGAACACAGAGAAGATACTAAAATTAAAAGCAAAACTTACTGCTCCTTATCAAGGTCCTCTGGATCTTGAGTAAGGTCGAAGTTTGTGAGGTCAGTGATGGACTCAATACGTGGAAGGTTCTTTCTTGAAGAAAATCTCTCACGACTGCTAGATATGGAGAGACTTGAAGATGCTCTTCTAGCCTATGAAGCATGAAAAAGAGAACAGTAAAACAGACCAATATATtagacaatatacatatatactgacaatGCCTACATTACATAATATGTACTAATATATTTTAATCTATTGTTTATTTCAACTATTAAAGGCTCTTCAAGAAAGCAAATCTTACAGTTTGGGCAATAAACACTAATTACATATTATCTCAATTATAAATATCTCAAATTAAACATTTCAGCTCACCTGATCTTGCaaatctctctctaattcacgGATTCTGCCACAAAGAGCTTCATTCTCCTCAATCCCTCTGTGCAAGCGGTCTGCTGTATGGTCCAGCTCCTTCTGCGTTTCCTTGAGGGAGTCACGCAGGGTATCAACCTGTTGCATGAATGGGACATGAATTTCATGAGGTTTGTGCAAAACTTATTTTTTGTGACCCTGAAAAATATTTGTTCATACAGAATACCTTGGTATGATGGCTTTGGTTGTGATAGTTGTAGATGGCTTATTTTCATcttgataaatattatatatttagtaatGTAGAAGTCAGAATTTAGTTAATTAGAAACACATCTTGTACAATTCCTTGTATTACTATTCATAAAAGATGTAATACTGAACCACTTCCTTTCATCCCATTCATATAATGAATGTGCTATAACTTGCTCCCTTATATGCGCAACTGAGTTAAAGAAGTTTATAAAAAATGAGAagcaaaatacaaataattataaaagttttAAATTCAGTATATTAGTATACTGCTGATTTCACTGAGCACCAAAAGCCCCACAACATCCAAACTCAATATGatttcttcccattccttttaGGAGCAATATTACAATTCTTACCACAAAAGCTCCCAGCAGAGTCTCTTTTCCTTGCAAAATAAATTTAAACTATTTTGTTTACCTGAAAAACCATTACCATAAGCTATTAAGTCTATAAACTACAAATCTTGTTAGAGA of the Penaeus chinensis breed Huanghai No. 1 chromosome 27, ASM1920278v2, whole genome shotgun sequence genome contains:
- the LOC125039471 gene encoding protein MLP1 homolog isoform X18, which produces MNRVLEVSQAEDVTGNQFSLAITAPDRVTFIKGTCREESRWWMDVLSVFPRSQKQQGRHKRNATFPGIKTTTVLKQNMVSHSPSPSLAPTTFETPIGQRVRFLSCTTDPLGSRPPSAPALDMEEDVFPTKDSSASGTHIPPSSTSQAPTPTPLYHSTPLSSLPPPTRILRDEHKENTPPYAEDYTDNPPTSESPPTQDKLSHKFRTRRAIKREVRGLTQPRSEVTRQLLLSDLEESKREEKLKDIADSITRLRGSSSLSYLSSKQSGLGDVKPTRERDAQDETDAAPEVSKTSSEETAEPSHPDHQVRGDPDGCGLEVSPPYTVNPDLQRVDLPAEDLLYIKKGWLMKQSLNHDWIKYWFVLRGTGLMFYRDPTAEDNGILDGIIDLSVAKSIEECDVARNYGFMILTWEEKKYVFSAVTSGIRGNWVQALRNAANLKESKDRPLTLGEQIEREIVAKRDRHNSQSSTFESMAAERDQGNDIHNDSISSANSRYVFSSDDEYRTASETSGGIRIQNKEDNFKCERARSRSNSRTRSSKRSRSSPPTSRRNTRDDFPSISKDEVLTSCYSESGSLHSISDLDAQHRPEKDSSATTLTGSGDALLVDLLETQVESLKAKLEQTQADYLELHKENSGLKTRLRNGGRASPSNTATGAHHHHLHHHHSELDLFHQSPPIRSRAKLELSLADSRNTIASLTADLTRLRKKLEVCEGDLDRSEREVDKLRRDKEEMSSDAQSLRHRVASLENQVKELLDRVEEQEHDLSEKASCANQLNELRKKYSELQEQLSCQSGVVDWKHRYDLLEKKLLREREEWQLKYKEVTSAQASRHDESVRTLTRSLQEAENRIQGLVTELECERASGANAPTRIPRAMEKAGLKRENQELTTQIEHLTNELARMRENLKSEKSEVYKWKDLVKELRSLLDGKNDEIERKRDEVKEAHARESSSTPSLAPGIHPQGTTTSEPPIIVVDTLRDSLKETQKELDHTADRLHRGIEENEALCGRIRELERDLQDQARRASSSLSISSSRERFSSRKNLPRIESITDLTNFDLTQDPEDLDKEQLVDQFTELQLRFEKAVNEIKALKKEIRDIQNQHDDIELSNLKLRQDLKGSEGDFNSQLNLMTCRIQDLTNKLTASEKQVRLLKQKISRAESRDRRRTQSLKGRESFTLSKDMELKLSQLEAKIEQLLQNEEGSCSPEVEGEVKEGKGETKDTKVPKRSKSFDDSTKSSRLRRKSLDSPGSSEAMKAIVRLNALESKVSNITGEAIPTPSHTPKKEPRPRSPTHPVSPLRSPMRSPSVPRKTLRSPRATPEKTVKISRSDSETKSLREKLAALEKVLSTLQLQLGECVAWAGSVECICSCGAPGISSLLQRLNTAVRLTQLRHSPPDQAQTDRLRPLVLRLQDMLRDKLTDLNNRRDHLKATGKWTRDMQLKLFAERLAYETLVMTQVSQVVQAAQRPHMYEASVKLQELIEAHRKLSFLEKKLTNPDFDMETMAPLDFYTSLLAEKLVVQGEIAMSVGPQPGGGRGTNTTPPAILGETCRDLQSRLLERERSLANLVTQYKEGKLHEVAVVMARETVTGSGPPHDDSVLLEEVRMREVWSMAQELVNQELVNIEAAHSLMRLSHLISPSETSPEAMTQVTAATLERCHTAADESLRQEMEEAVFTLSNKYEAVLAQYRAGDTAVINSVTATIDMVLSEFAAVVAQKAVIDGQLAVVQSEGDTTTSTCEHLNIVEENRDMIGSASDVVASEAHLLMFLGGCDSSLESLVQPALDQAEFAFLFNKMSAQGNSELTKLVLQAASQVRPEASPSSLKSHPTDFGKEGDNELSPSLSQSSSPTKMPPSPKAKRKSETSRRSRRASDITGMADGCRQCEELRQEVAKLKKNLDSKRVKEREAECKQCIEYLNTLKALEKDHKIAMSALQSQHEEELSRLREQSRHEPPTRDSDDELTELKRRLCLLEEGYEAQISALKQQYEESIGSQPDMCEEKVRQRYQVEIEHLRGLCEKGLGAMENSNKRMLAELEEKHRRELAALQAEKEQALAEETQATLAALDAMRKAHEAEVQREIAKFKEEFIRKMQSGHDIGAIHKEHEAEMEDIRHEILSLSQKYSIKCLESAALEEKVDSLSKQLSDTSKQVLELEARNKQLKVHLTAQVSQLQAKDDCGRDLSTQLRLRESELALCNEEIARLTQQLQQAHSHEADLGELCRQLGHFLKAERQLRTDEVTALREKLEHIILTAANMQEQRSDTNTGNDTDTKSPLRRGASLSSARGKELMRSPSCPRLSGFSSFLAVGPSLGGTGPPAQTMADLPSPLAGMVASRKKVFETSKAFTENI